TCGGCGTTTTGCCAAAAGTGGTCTCATAGGCCTTGGCAGCCGCTTTGTAACCGATACTGTCAATATTGGTCACGTAAGGTAGGCCGCCATGGTGGGGCGTTACTTTGACCTTGACCCCTTTTGGGGCAATCGACACAAAGTGCTTTGCAAACAACTCGGTAATTTCATTGGGGTCTTGGTTGGGCACCAATCGCATTGAAATCTTGGCGTAGGCCTTGCTGGCAATAACCGTTTTGGCACCTTCACCGGTGTAGCCTCCCCATATGCCGTTGACATCCAAGGTCGGTCGGATTGAATACCGTTCTGGCGTGGTGTATCCCTTTTCTCCATAGACATCATCGATGTCCAGTGCCTTTTTATACTCTTCCAAGTCAAAGGGGGCTTTGGCCATTTCTGCCCTTTCGGCTGCAGATACCTCTTCGACCTTGTCATAAAACCCGGGAATGGTAATTCGATTGTCCCCATCGTGCAGCGAGGCGATCATTTTTGCCAAAATATTGATCGGGTTGGGCACGGCACCCCCATAAATACCCGAGTGCAGGTCTCTGTTCGGCCCTGTAACCTCGACCTCTACATAGCTAAGGCCCCGAAGCCCGGTAGTGATGCTTGGCACATCTTTACTGATCATACCGGTATCAGAAATCAGGATGATGTCATTTGAGAGTTTTTTCTGGTTTTCTTTTAAAAAATCTTCCAGGCTGTCGCTGCCCACTTCTTCTTCGCCCTCGATCATAAATTTGACATTGCAGGGCAACTGATCGGTCTTGACCATGAACTCCAATGCCTTTACGTGCATATAGAATTGCCCTTTGTCATCACAGGCCCCACGGGCAAATATGGCTCCATCGGGGTGAATATCCGTTTTTTTGATGACTGGCTCAAAGGGAGGTGAGTGCCATAGATCCAAAGGGTCGGGCGGTTGCACATCGTAATGGCCATATACCAAAACGGTGGGAAGATTTGGATCGACCATCTTTTCACCGTAGACCACTGGATAGCCTTTGGTCTCGCAGATTTCGGCATGGTCACAGCCTGCGGCCAACAGGGCGTCTTTTACAACGCGGGCCGTTTCGTGCACATCTTCAGAAAAAGCCGAATCGGCACTGACCGAAGGTATTTTCAATAAATCAATAAGCTCGTTTATAAATCGGTCTTTGTGGGTATT
This portion of the Flagellimonas lutaonensis genome encodes:
- a CDS encoding dipeptidase, coding for MEQIKDYLNTHKDRFINELIDLLKIPSVSADSAFSEDVHETARVVKDALLAAGCDHAEICETKGYPVVYGEKMVDPNLPTVLVYGHYDVQPPDPLDLWHSPPFEPVIKKTDIHPDGAIFARGACDDKGQFYMHVKALEFMVKTDQLPCNVKFMIEGEEEVGSDSLEDFLKENQKKLSNDIILISDTGMISKDVPSITTGLRGLSYVEVEVTGPNRDLHSGIYGGAVPNPINILAKMIASLHDGDNRITIPGFYDKVEEVSAAERAEMAKAPFDLEEYKKALDIDDVYGEKGYTTPERYSIRPTLDVNGIWGGYTGEGAKTVIASKAYAKISMRLVPNQDPNEITELFAKHFVSIAPKGVKVKVTPHHGGLPYVTNIDSIGYKAAAKAYETTFGKTPIPERTGGSIPIVALFEQVLGSKTILMGFGLDSDAIHSPNEHFGVWNYLKGIETIPYFYKYFTELSQ